CGAGGCCATCGAGCGGATCATCGTCCAGGCCAACAAACACAAGCCGTTGGGATTCAGACTACTGGAGAAGCGGGAGGCACGGGAAGGGGTCTGTCGGACGGGGATGTCGTCCATCGGCGGGTAAGATACTTCTTGGATGGGCCAAAAAAGGCGTGACCGGAATGTTCCGGCCACGCCTTTTTTGGTTTTGTTGCCGGGCACTTCTACCTGGCGATCATCGATCTCAAAATATCGGCGCAGTTCTCGCTGTCATGGCTCATGGTCACCAGACAATCGACAAAGTGGAGGAGCTGGTAGATGTCCTTGAAGTCCAGGTCCGAGTTGTAGATGTCGAAGGTGATGTCCTTTTTCAGCTTCTGGACGATGTGGTGCTGCTGGCGGACGGCCCGGTAGGTCTTCTTGGCCGCGTCCCGGTCCAGAAGCTCGCCGTGGACGAACTTGATGGTCGTGTGCAGGGCCGGGCCCAAGAGTCTGGTGGAGGTGTCGACCTCCTCGAGGATGACAATGAGGTTTTTCTGGTGTTTGCCCTCGGGAATGGCCACCTGACGCATGCCCAGCCAGTGCAGGGCCTCCTGGGCCGAGTCGAGGATGTTGTCCTGACTTTTCGTGTAGTTGAGGAACAGGGTCT
This Deltaproteobacteria bacterium DNA region includes the following protein-coding sequences:
- a CDS encoding DUF47 family protein, which encodes MDDLLITRSLQMIRIPFYGLLSPRSPMEGLVEHYDKIAECIGIIKESLECYVSGVGACREFTELTREIDKIEDHADTIKRNLRNHLPRRLFMAVDKTLFLNYTKSQDNILDSAQEALHWLGMRQVAIPEGKHQKNLIVILEEVDTSTRLLGPALHTTIKFVHGELLDRDAAKKTYRAVRQQHHIVQKLKKDITFDIYNSDLDFKDIYQLLHFVDCLVTMSHDSENCADILRSMIAR